One genomic window of Eleginops maclovinus isolate JMC-PN-2008 ecotype Puerto Natales chromosome 12, JC_Emac_rtc_rv5, whole genome shotgun sequence includes the following:
- the smyd1b gene encoding histone-lysine N-methyltransferase SMYD1b isoform X2 has translation MENVTIFDSPGKGRGLKATKEFWAGDVIFAEPSVAAVVFDSLAERICHSCFRRQEKLQKCGQCKFAHYCDRTCQRAGWAEHKQECTAIKTYGKAPNENIRLVARILWRLDKDGSILSDTQMVTMEELEDHITDMQEDELKDFKVDIHNFLDYWPRNSKQHTIDDISHIFGVVNCNGFTVSDQRGLQAVGVGLFPNLCMVNHDCWPNCTVILNHGKIELRSLGKIEGGDELTVAYVDFLNLTEERQRLLKTQYFFDCTCEHCKDHIKDDLKFGGLEVDGVKPTEEQVKEATDYCFEMMEQMEKARLNGNYHEVVKICKGCLEKTEPVLADTHIYQLRMWSTLSEVQSYLQFFNDAADYSRKMVEGYMKLYNPNNAALGMAAMRAGVTHWQAGEIEVGHGMVCRAYAILMVTHGPTHPITKDLEAMRMQTEMELRMFKQNEYVYHSMREAALKNKPMTMMHEPRSVEEGIKNLFHRRK, from the exons ATGGAGAACGTTACAATATTCGACTCACCTGGAAAGGGGAGGGGTCTTAAGGCCACTAAGGAGTTTTGGGCTGGAGACGTCATTTTTGCTGAACCCAGTGTTGCAGCTGTTGTGTTTGACAG CCTAGCTGAGCGTATTTGCCACAGCTGCTTCCGAAGGCAAGAAAAGCTACAGAAGTGCGGCCAGTGCAAATTTGCTCATTATTGTGACCGCACCTGCCAGCGAGCCGGCTGGGCCGAACACAAGCAAGAATGTACTGCCATAAAAACGTATGGCAAAGCACCGAACGAGAACATTCG TTTGGTGGCTCGCATCCTGTGGCGACTTGACAAAGACGGAAGCATCTTATCGGACACTCAGATGGTAACAATGGAGGAGCTGGAAGATCACATTACTGACATGCAGGAGGACGAGTTGAAGGACTTCAAAGTGGACATCCACAACTTCCTGGACTACTGGCCCCGCAACAGCAAGCAGCACACGATTGatgacatttcacacatttttggaGTA gTTAACTGTAATGGTTTTACTGTGAGTGACCAGAGGGGCCTCCAGGCAGTGGGAGTGGGTCTTTTCCCAAATCTTTGCATGGTGAATCATGACTGCTGGCCGAACTGCACTGTGATCCTCAACCACGGCAA GATTGAGCTGCGTTCTCTGGGTAAGATTGAAGGAGGAGACGAGCTCACAGTTGCATACGTGGACTTCCTGAATTTGACCgaggagagacagaggctgcTGAAAACGCAATACTTCTTTGACTGCACATGTGAGCACTGCAAGGACCACATCAAAGATGACTTGAAGTTTGGGGGATTGGAAGTGGACGGCGTCAAG CCTACAGAGGAACAAGTGAAAGAGGCCACAGATTATTGCTTTGAAATGATGGAGCAAATGGAGAAGGCTCGACTAAATGGCAACTACCATGAG GTGGTAAAGATCTGCAAGGGGTGCCTGGAGAAGACAGAGCCAGTTTTGGCTGACACTCACATTTACCAGCTGCGGATGTGGAGCACGTTAAGTGAGGTGCAATCTTATCTGCAGTTCTTTAATGATGCTGCAGATTATTCCCGCAAAATGGTGGAGGGATACAT GAAACTGTACAACCCGAACAATGCTGCTCTTGGTATGGCTGCCATGCGAGCAGGAGTGACTCACTGGCAAGCAGGGGAAATAGAGGTCGGCCATGGGATGGTCTGCAGGGCTTACGCCATTCTCATGGTAACCCACGGcccaacacatcccatcacCAAGGACCTCGAG GCAATGCGTATGCAGACAGAGATGGAGCTGAGGATGTTCAAGCAGAACGAGTATGTTTACCACAGTATGAGAGAGGCAGCACTGAAGAACAAACCCATGACCATGATGCATGAACCCAGGTCTGTGGAGGAGGGAATCAAGAACCTTTTCCACAGGAGGAAGTGA
- the smyd1b gene encoding histone-lysine N-methyltransferase SMYD1b isoform X1, producing MENVTIFDSPGKGRGLKATKEFWAGDVIFAEPSVAAVVFDSLAERICHSCFRRQEKLQKCGQCKFAHYCDRTCQRAGWAEHKQECTAIKTYGKAPNENIRLVARILWRLDKDGSILSDTQMVTMEELEDHITDMQEDELKDFKVDIHNFLDYWPRNSKQHTIDDISHIFGVVNCNGFTVSDQRGLQAVGVGLFPNLCMVNHDCWPNCTVILNHGNQSAVNTMFHSQRRIELRSLGKIEGGDELTVAYVDFLNLTEERQRLLKTQYFFDCTCEHCKDHIKDDLKFGGLEVDGVKPTEEQVKEATDYCFEMMEQMEKARLNGNYHEVVKICKGCLEKTEPVLADTHIYQLRMWSTLSEVQSYLQFFNDAADYSRKMVEGYMKLYNPNNAALGMAAMRAGVTHWQAGEIEVGHGMVCRAYAILMVTHGPTHPITKDLEAMRMQTEMELRMFKQNEYVYHSMREAALKNKPMTMMHEPRSVEEGIKNLFHRRK from the exons ATGGAGAACGTTACAATATTCGACTCACCTGGAAAGGGGAGGGGTCTTAAGGCCACTAAGGAGTTTTGGGCTGGAGACGTCATTTTTGCTGAACCCAGTGTTGCAGCTGTTGTGTTTGACAG CCTAGCTGAGCGTATTTGCCACAGCTGCTTCCGAAGGCAAGAAAAGCTACAGAAGTGCGGCCAGTGCAAATTTGCTCATTATTGTGACCGCACCTGCCAGCGAGCCGGCTGGGCCGAACACAAGCAAGAATGTACTGCCATAAAAACGTATGGCAAAGCACCGAACGAGAACATTCG TTTGGTGGCTCGCATCCTGTGGCGACTTGACAAAGACGGAAGCATCTTATCGGACACTCAGATGGTAACAATGGAGGAGCTGGAAGATCACATTACTGACATGCAGGAGGACGAGTTGAAGGACTTCAAAGTGGACATCCACAACTTCCTGGACTACTGGCCCCGCAACAGCAAGCAGCACACGATTGatgacatttcacacatttttggaGTA gTTAACTGTAATGGTTTTACTGTGAGTGACCAGAGGGGCCTCCAGGCAGTGGGAGTGGGTCTTTTCCCAAATCTTTGCATGGTGAATCATGACTGCTGGCCGAACTGCACTGTGATCCTCAACCACGGCAA tcaATCGGCAGTGAATACTATGTTTCATTCTCAACGGAG GATTGAGCTGCGTTCTCTGGGTAAGATTGAAGGAGGAGACGAGCTCACAGTTGCATACGTGGACTTCCTGAATTTGACCgaggagagacagaggctgcTGAAAACGCAATACTTCTTTGACTGCACATGTGAGCACTGCAAGGACCACATCAAAGATGACTTGAAGTTTGGGGGATTGGAAGTGGACGGCGTCAAG CCTACAGAGGAACAAGTGAAAGAGGCCACAGATTATTGCTTTGAAATGATGGAGCAAATGGAGAAGGCTCGACTAAATGGCAACTACCATGAG GTGGTAAAGATCTGCAAGGGGTGCCTGGAGAAGACAGAGCCAGTTTTGGCTGACACTCACATTTACCAGCTGCGGATGTGGAGCACGTTAAGTGAGGTGCAATCTTATCTGCAGTTCTTTAATGATGCTGCAGATTATTCCCGCAAAATGGTGGAGGGATACAT GAAACTGTACAACCCGAACAATGCTGCTCTTGGTATGGCTGCCATGCGAGCAGGAGTGACTCACTGGCAAGCAGGGGAAATAGAGGTCGGCCATGGGATGGTCTGCAGGGCTTACGCCATTCTCATGGTAACCCACGGcccaacacatcccatcacCAAGGACCTCGAG GCAATGCGTATGCAGACAGAGATGGAGCTGAGGATGTTCAAGCAGAACGAGTATGTTTACCACAGTATGAGAGAGGCAGCACTGAAGAACAAACCCATGACCATGATGCATGAACCCAGGTCTGTGGAGGAGGGAATCAAGAACCTTTTCCACAGGAGGAAGTGA
- the LOC134873896 gene encoding fatty acid-binding protein, liver-type-like, with protein MSFSGRYQLESQENFEPFMKAIGLPDELIQKGKDIKSISEIEENGDHFKVTVTTGPKVLVNSFTIGKEAELETVTGEKVKSVVHREGNKLKVSLKGIDSVTEMVDANTILNTMTVAGIVYKRTIKRI; from the exons ATGTCTTTTTCTGGAAGGTACCAGCTGGAGTCTCAGGAGAACTTTGAGCCTTTCATGAAGGCTATTG gGCTCCCTGATGAACTCATCCAGAAAGGCAAAGACATCAAGAGTATCTCTGAGATTGAGGAGAATGGTGACCactttaaagtgacagtcaccACTGGCCCCAAGGTCCTCGTCAATTCCTTCACCATTGGGAaggaggcagagctggagaccGTCACTGGGGAGAAGGTCAAG TCGGTGGTTCATCGTGAAGGCAACAAGCTGAAGGTCTCCCTGAAGGGAATCGATTCTGTCACAGAAATGGTGGATGCGAACACTATTCTCAAT ACTATGACAGTTGCCGGCATCGTGTACAAGAGGACGATTAAAcgcatttaa
- the sprb gene encoding sepiapterin reductase b gives MSDINSTNPMSLGRGICIITGASKGFGRVIAHQVSRSLEPRSVLLLVARSGTLLQEMKEELQSFIEGRQLVLHCITVDLSTKEGVDETVRVARQEAVDEIEHVLLINNAASLGNISKFETFTNPDEVNSYLSLNVSSPLALTAGILQLCPCRPGLRWSVVNLSSTLALQALPSWVLYCTAKAARNMMFSVLAKEQQNVKVLSYSPGPMDTDMQKEILRVTQVNHNPLPCHESAAKLMKLLLDDDFPSGAHLDFFDV, from the exons ATGTCGGACATTAATTCTACAAACCCCATGTCTCTGGGCCGGGGAATCTGCATCATCACTGGAGCCTCCAAGGGATTCGGACGAGTCATAGCACATCAA GTGTCCCGCTCTCTGGAGCCCCGCTCGGTCCTCCTGCTGGTGGCTCGCTCAGGGACTCTGCTGCAGGAGATGAAGGAAGAGCTGCAGAGCTTCATCGAGGGACGGCAGCTTGTGCTTCACTGCATAACTGTCGATTTGAGCACCAAAGAGGGTGTGGATGAAACGGTCAGGGTGGCAAGGCAGGAAGCTGTAGATGAAATAGAACATGTGCTTCTGATCAACAATGCTG CCTCTTTGGGCAACATTTCCAAGTTTGAGACTTTCACCAATCCTGATGAGGTGAATTCCTATCTGTCGCTCAACGTAAGCTCTCCTCTGGCTCTGACAGCAGGGATCCTGCAGTTGTGTCCCTGCAGGCCGGGCCTACGATGGAGTGTGGTAAACCTCTCGTCTACGTTAGCACTGCAGGCCTTACCGTCCTGGGTGCTTTACTGCACCGCCAAAGCAGCCAGGAATATGATGTTCTCAGTGCTGGCTAAGGAACAGCAAAATGTCAAAGTCCTCAGCTACTCTCCAG GTCCAATGGACACAGATATGCAGAAAGAAATCCTGAGGGTAACTCAAGTCAATCATAATCCACTGCCCTGCCATGAGTCTGCAGCCAAACTGATGAAGCTGCTACTGGACGATGACTTCCCTTCAGGAGCACATCTCGATTTCTTCGATGTGTGA